A single genomic interval of Eleutherodactylus coqui strain aEleCoq1 chromosome 3, aEleCoq1.hap1, whole genome shotgun sequence harbors:
- the POLR1B gene encoding DNA-directed RNA polymerase I subunit RPA2 has protein sequence MSSAQKWQKLPREPSLKNITDRSYGKPMGKQHPPLQELTRPHIDSYNDAMTDGLYQAVQAMKPLEFSFKGERVALAIVDAVITPPRIPKGSLCMEPKIYPAECRGRRCTYRGRLTADVSWSINGVQKGVIKQFLGHIPVMVKSKLCNLYGLSPQQLIQHHEEEQEMGGYFIINGIEKVIRMLIMQRRNFPIALIRPKWKNRGPGYTQYGMSVRCVQDEHTAVNMNLHYLDNGSVMVNFVYNKELFFLPLGFALKALVSFSDYEIFTELIKGKEDNSFYRDCVTQMLRVVMDEGCLTQKQVLKYLGERFRVKFNLPDWYTDEQVAEFLLERCICIHLKTNVEKLCMLGYMTRKLFAHAKNECMEDNPDSLMTQEVLTPGQLLLMFLKEKMENWLIGVKATLDKNPQRCEVFSSENLVRLFNWTSDLTKACEYLLATGNLMTKSGLGMMQASGMAVVADKLNFVRYLSHFRCVHRGASFAKMRTTSVRRLLPESWGFLCPVHTPDGEPCGLMNHMTVVCEVVTQTCINSHLLDLLFALGMTPVDGVSGKPFSECYQVILDGRMVGWVEKDLAPNLANMLRNFKVTQEKKLPSWTEIVLVPMTGKASLYPGLYLFTTPGRLVRPVRNLAIGKEELIGSLEQVFLNVAVFEGDIVPGVTTHQELFPHSMMSVVANFIPYSDHNQSPRNMYQCQMSKQTMGFPLLTYQDRSDSKLYRLQTPQTPLVRPAMYDYFDMDNYPIGTNAIVAVISYTGYDMEDAMILNKGSLERGFAHGSLYKSDFIDLSDKVKSKDDNFVFGIKLGDERVIGKLDDDGLPPIGALLQCGDPYYSYINETTGDSLIVFYKSKEDCVVDNIKVCSNDQGIGKFKAVCITMRVPRNPTIGDKFASRHGQKGILSKLWPSEDMPFTESGMVPDILFNPHGFPSRMTIGMLIESMAGKSAALHGLCHDATPFTFSEENSALEYFGEMLKAAGYNFYGTETLYSGISGLELEVDIFIGVVYYQRLRHMVSDKFQVRTTGARDKITNQPVGGRNLQGGIRFGEMERDALLAHGTSFLLHDRLFNCSDRSEAHVCITCGCLLSPLLEKPPPSWSTMRNRKQYCLICGRTDTVDIIAVPYVFRYFVAELAAMNINVKLSVR, from the exons ATGAGTTCAGCCCAGAAATGGCAGAAACTGCCGAGAGAACCGAGCCTGAAGAACATTACGGACCGCAGCTATGGGAAGCCCATGGGCAAGCAGCACCCCCCGCTACAGGAGTTGACCAGGCCGCACATAGACTCCTATAATGATGCCATGACGGACGGGCTGTACCAAGCCGTGCAG GCTATGAAGCCGCTAGAATTTAGTTTTAAAGGCGAGCGTGTGGCACTTGCCATTGTGGATGCAGTCATCACCCCCCCTAGGATTCCAAAAGGAAGCCTCTGTATGGAGCCTAAGATTTACCCCGCAGAATGCCGCGGACGAAGGTGTACATACCGGGGAAGGTTGACC GCGGATGTATCCTGGTCCATCAACGGTGTTCAAAAAGGTGTCATCAAGCAATTCCTTGGCCACATCCCAGTCATGGTAAAGTCCAAACTCTGTAACTTGTATGGCTTGTCACCACAGCAACTCATTCAGCACCATGAAGAGGAGCAG GAAATGGGTGGCTACTTCATAATAAATGGAATCGAGAAAGTGATCAGGATGCTCATTATGCAAAGGAGAAATTTTCCTATAGCTTTGATTCGCCCCAAGTGGAAAAACAGAGGTCCAGGCTATACTCAATATg GCATGTCTGTTCGTTGCGTCCAAGACGAGCACACGGCTGTGAACATGAACCTACATTACTTGGATAATGGCTCCGTAATGGTTAACTTCGTTTATAACAAGGAGCTCTTCTTCCTCCCCTTAGGCTTTGCATTGAAG GCATTAGTTAGTTTTTCCGACTATGAGATTTTCACAGAGCTGATCAAAGGTAAAGAGGACAATTCCTTCTATAGAGACTGCGTCACTCAGATGCTTCGAGTCGTGATGGATGAGGGATGTCTGACGCAAAAGCAAGTTCTCAAATATCTGGGAGAGCGTTTCCGAGTCAAGTTTAACCTCCCAGACTGGTATACAGATGAACAAGTGGCAGAGTTTCTCCTGGA AAGATGCATTTGCATCCACCTCAAAACCAACGTTGAGAAACTCTGCATGCTCGGCTATATGACGAGGAAACTTTTTGCTCATGCGAAAAACGAGTGCATGGAGGATAATCCCGACAGTTTAATGACTCAAGAGGTTTTAACTCCAGGACAGCTTTTACTCATGTTTCTAAAG GAGAAGATGGAGAACTGGCTGATAGGAGTTAAAGCTACCTTGGATAAAAATCCACAGAGATGTGAAGTTTTTAGCTCCGAAAACCTTGTGAGACTATTCAATTGGACCAGTGATCTCACCAAAGCGTGTGAATACTTGCTAGCTACTGGAAACCTGATGACCAAATCTG GTCTTGGTATGATGCAGGCTTCTGGGATGGCTGTAGTTGCTGACAAGCTGAATTTCGTCCGTTACCTCTCTCACTTTCGCTGTGTACACAGAGGCGCTTCATTTGCCAAGATGAGGACTACATCTGTCCGGCGCCTTCTGCCAGAGTCTTGGGGTTTTCTGTGCCCGGTGCACACTCCAGATGGCGAACCCTGTGGTCTTATGAATCACATGACGGTCGTGTGCGAGGTTGTGACACAGACTTGCATCAATTCGCATCTGCTGGATCTGCTTTTTGCGCTAG GAATGACTCCAGTTGATGGAGTTTCTGGAAAACCTTTTTCAGAATGTTACCAGGTCATCCTGGATGGTCGCATGGTAGGCTGGGTGGAGAAAGATTTGGCTCCAAATCTTGCAAATATGCTCCGCAACTTTaag GTAACACAAGAAAAGAAGTTACCATCTTGGACAGAGATAGTGCTCGTTCCAATGACTGGAAAAGCAAGTCTTTATCCTGGGCTTTATCTTTTTACTACCCCCGGCAGGTTGGTTCGTCCTGTTAGGAACTTGGCTATAGGGAAAGAAGAACTGATTGGTTCATTGGAGCAG GTTTTCCTGAATGTGGCTGTATTTGAGGGTGACATTGTGCCCGGAGTCACCACCCATCAGGAACTGTTTCCTCACAGCATGATGAGTGTCGTGGCGAATTTCATTCCTTACTCTGATCACAACCAGAGTCCCAGAAACATGTACCAGTGCCAGATGA GTAAACAGACAATGGGTTTCCCCCTTCTAACCTATCAAGATCGCTCTGATAGCAAGCTGTATCGCCTCCAAACTCCCCAGACTCCACTTGTGCGTCCTGCCATGTACGATTATTTTGATATGGATAACTATCCAATTGGAACCAATGCTATTGTAGCTGTCATTTCATACACAGGATATGATATGGAGGATGCTATG ATCTTAAACAAAGGCTCGTTGGAGAGAGGATTTGCGCATGGGAGTCTTTACAAATCTGATTTTATAGACCTGTCTGACAAAGTTAAATCCAAGGATGACAATTTTGTGTTTGGAATCAAACTTGGTGATGAGCGGGTAATTGGAAAACTTGATGACGACGGCTTGCCACCGATAGGTGCCCTCCTGCAGTGTGGAGACCCATACTACAGCTACATAAATGAGACCACTGGAGACAGCCTTATTGTGTTCTACAA GAGTAAAGAGGACTGTGTTGTTGACAACATAAAAGTTTGCAGCAATGACCAAGGTATTGGAAAATTCAAGGCAGTGTGCATCACAATGAGGGTCCCTCGTAACCCTACCATAGGTGATAAATTTGCTAGTCGACACGGGCAGAAAGGCATTCTTAGCAAACTCTGGCCGTCAGAAGATATGCCATTCACAGAAAGCGGGATGGTTCCTGACATTTTATTTAACCCACATGGTTTCCCATCCAGAATGACAATTGGGATGTTGATTGAGAGCATGGCTGGTAAATCGGCAGCTCTACATGGTTTATGCCATGACGCCACTCCATTTACATTCTCAGAAGAGAACTCCGCTCTGGAATATTTTGGTGAAATGTTGAAGGCCGCTGGCTATAACTTTTATGGCACGGAGACCTTGTACAGTGGTATTAGTGGGCTTGAGCTTGAGGTGGATATTTTTATTGGCGTGGTCTACTACCAGCGTCTTCGTCACATGGTCTCTGACAAGTTCCAAGTCCGGACGACAGGCGCACGTGACAAAATCACCAACCAGCCTGTCGGTGGTAGAAATCTACAAGGAGGTATTCGTTTTGGAGAGATGGAACGTGATGCTCTTCTGGCACATGGAACCTCTTTCCTTCTCCATGACAGACTGTTTAACTGTTCTGATAGATCGGAGGCCCACGTGTGTATAACCTGTGGTTGTCTTCTGTCACCTTTACTGGAAAAGCCTCCACCTTCTTGGTCGACAATGCGAAACAGGAAACAGTATTGCTTAATCTGCGGCCGTACCGATACAGTTGACATCATTGCTGTGCCATATGTATTTCGGTACTTTGTGGCAGAGTTGGCAGCAATGAACATCAATGTTAAGCTGTCTGTGCGCTGA
- the NANP gene encoding N-acylneuraminate-9-phosphatase encodes MVLNGIKAVIFDLDNTLIDTSGASKRAMAEVAKLLTEKSQFSEEEVHSICHSFQTKLIHEVLHSPKMTIDDLRVSHFETSMQDVRPGDHKDLAEKCYNLWKTYRLQLMTLPDSTKSMLSELRKSANLVLLTNGNRQVQREKIEACGVSPYFDAVVVGGEHAEEKPAPSIFFHCCDLVQVKPEDCVMVGDNLETDILGGLNAGLKATIWLNKNPHTNGNPKPTPHYIINCVTRLPDVLRNLQ; translated from the exons ATGGTGCTGAACGGTATTAAAGCTGTCATTTTTGACTTGGATAACACGTTGATTGACACATCTGGAGCCAGCAAGAGAGCTATGGCGGAG GTAGCAAAATTACTGACAGAGAAAAGCCAATTCAGTGAAGAGGAAGTCCACAGTATATGTCATAGTTTCCAAACAAAACTTATTCATGAAGTTCTTCATTCCCCCAAAATGACCATTGATGACCTCCGGGTTTCACACTTTGAGACATCCATGCAGGACGTAAGACCTGGAGACCACAAGGACTTGGCTGAAAAATGTTATAACCTTTGGAAAACGTACCGCCTGCAACTCATGACGCTGCCAGACAGTACAAAAAGCATGCTGAGTGAGCTCCGCAAGTCGGCCAACTTGGTGTTGCTCACCAATGGAAACAGACAGGTTCAGAGGGAGAAAATCGAGGCTTGCGGTGTCAGCCCATACTTTGATGCGGTTGTGGTGGGAGGAGAACATGCTGAAGAGAAGCCGGCGCCATCTATTTTCTTTCACTGCTGTGATCTTGTGCAAGTGAAGCCAGAGGATTGTGTCATGGTAGGGGACAACCTTGAGACAGATATTCTCGGAGGACTGAATGCCGGACTCAAGGCAACTATTTGGTTAAATAAAAATCCACATACAAATGGCAACCCCAAGCCCACACCTCACTACATCATTAATTGTGTGACTCGCCTCCCTGATGTCCTAAGGAACTTACAGTAG